From the Ctenopharyngodon idella isolate HZGC_01 chromosome 3, HZGC01, whole genome shotgun sequence genome, one window contains:
- the jmjd8 gene encoding jmjC domain-containing protein 8 yields the protein MDQNLRALLLLLLVQLPALLHCTDAPSGDDGGWGLDSSMEDEGECNIEIRDVKSITHTEFINEYAYAKPVILRGLTDNTKFRFLCSKSNLVREYGEKMVRLSTANTHSYRKVDVRFEEFVKFLLTPQSEDTLGSDTLYFFGDNNFTEWHSLFEEYKAPPFSLPLMHPAYSFGIAGPGTGVPFHWHGPGYSEVIYGRKRWFLYPPDEAPEFHPNHTTLSWVSLSYPNLELHQRPLECTIRPGEVLYFPDRWWHATLNLDTSVFISTFLG from the exons ATGGATCAGAATCTCAGGGCTTTGTTACTGCTCCTGTTAGTGCAATTACCGGCTTTACTTCACTGCACAGATGCGCCCAGTGGAGATGATGGAGGATG GGGACTGGATTCCAGTATGGAGGATGAAGGCGAATGCAACATTGAGATCAGAGATGTGAAGTCAATAACACACACAGAGTTTATTAATGA GTATGCTTATGCAAAACCAGTTATACTCCGAGGACTAACGGATAACACC AAGTTCCGCTTCCTGTGTTCCAAATCCAATCTGGTGAGAGAGTACGGAGAGAAAATGGTCCGTCTCAGCACAGCCAATACACACTCGTACAGGAAAG TGGACGTGAGGTTTGAAGAGTTTGTAAAGTTCCTTTTGACCCCTCAGTCTGAAGACACTCTGGGCAGCG ATACGCTGTACTTTTTCGGGGACAATAACTTCACGGAGTGGCATTCTCTGTTTGAAGAGTATAAAGCACCACCCTTTTCTCTTCCACTCATGCATCCTGCATATAGCTTCGGGATTGCTG GACCAGGTACTGGCGTCCCGTTTCACTGGCATGGCCCTGGCTACTCTGAAGTTATCTACGGCAGGAAG CGTTGGTTCCTGTACCCCCCTGACGAGGCACCCGAGTTCCACCCCAACCACACCACTCTGTCCTGGGTCTCTCTGTCCTACCCAAACCTGGAGCTCCACCAGAGGCCCCTGGAGTGCACCATACGACCTGGAGAG